The Sulfurimonas sp. HSL-1716 sequence TAGAAGAAAGAGGTCTTTTAGAAGTAAAGATCGACATATCGGTGTATAAAGAAGACGATCATGCCGTTATGCTCATAAAAGATAATGCCGGAGGGATCAGCGAAGAGATCCTTCCCAAGATATTCAATCCCTATTTTACGACGAAACATCAATCCGTCGGCGTAGGTCTTGGGCTCTATATAGCCAAAATGATCATCGAAAACAACATGAGAGGCACTTTAAGTGCGCAAAACAGCGAAAACGGAGCATTATTTTGCATAAGGATGTTATGTGAAGATTGAAGATATTACTATCTTGATAGCCGAAGACGAAGAGGAGCTGAGAAACTATCTTGCGGAATATCTTCAGATATTTTTCAAGTATGTCTATGTGGCAAAATGCGGACACAGCGCCTATATGCTCTATTTGGAAAAGCATCCCGATATAATAATAACGGACATCAATATGCCCAATCTCGACGGACTCAATATGATATCCCGCATACGAAAATCGGATAGTGAAACAAAGATCATTATAATGAGCGCACATTCCGAGCAGGAAAAGCTTCTTCATGCGGTCGAGTTGCATCTTGTAACATATCTTATAAAACCGATCCAAAACGAAGTTCTCAAAAAATTTCTTTTTGATATCGTAGATACGATCAGGAACAGATCCGAGCGTATCTATCTGGGAGATGATTTTTTCTGGAATAAGAAAGATGCTACGTTGTGGCATAATTCCGAGCAAATTTCATTAAAAGAGCGGGAGTCGATGCTCTTAAGTATACTTTGTTCCAGAATCAATCATGCTTTTTCAAGTGAAAGCATTTTCTATAAACTGTATGCGCAGCAGAGCGATAAAGAGTTTTCACAAGATGCTA is a genomic window containing:
- a CDS encoding response regulator transcription factor, which codes for MKIEDITILIAEDEEELRNYLAEYLQIFFKYVYVAKCGHSAYMLYLEKHPDIIITDINMPNLDGLNMISRIRKSDSETKIIIMSAHSEQEKLLHAVELHLVTYLIKPIQNEVLKKFLFDIVDTIRNRSERIYLGDDFFWNKKDATLWHNSEQISLKERESMLLSILCSRINHAFSSESIFYKLYAQQSDKEFSQDAITSLVKRLRQKLPKNIIQNEYGLGYKIVIKK